From the genome of Triticum aestivum cultivar Chinese Spring chromosome 3B, IWGSC CS RefSeq v2.1, whole genome shotgun sequence, one region includes:
- the LOC123067915 gene encoding uncharacterized protein, which produces MEEQGINLAGAGGGEVKQEVGEEEEEIEFEPTEDELWELLARHGLLRRGHGYFFAARRRGKRAQARRTPEGGGGTWMHSGNREDRCSMTELGVVARWSMTRYCLYRRDGAQGRRSTGWVMSEYEITDPRCYRRADDGDEDQYWVLCHVRRSIRKNLKPRSRRR; this is translated from the exons ATGGAGGAGCAGGGGATAAATCTGGCCGGCGCCGGCGGAGGGGAGGTGAAGCAGGaggtgggggaggaggaggaggagatcgagTTCGAGCCGACGGAGGACGAGCTG TGGGAGCTGCTGGCGCGGCACGGCCTGCTGCGGCGCGGCCACGGCTACTTCTtcgcggcgcggcggcgcgggaagCGCGCCCAGGCGCGGCGCACCCCGGAGGGCGGCGGGGGCACGTGGATGCACAGCGGCAACAGGGAGGACCGGTGCTCCATGACGGAGCTAGGCGTGGTGGCGCGCTGGTCCATGACGCGCTACTGCTTGTACCGCCGCGACGGGGCGCAGGGGCGGCGGAGCACCGGGTGGGTGATGAGCGAGTACGAGATCACGGACCCGCGGTGCTACCGCcgcgccgacgacggcgacgaggaccAGTACTGGGTGCTCTGCCACGTCCGCCGCAGCATCAGGAAGAACCTCAAGCCGCGCTCCCGGAGGCGGTAG